One genomic window of Coregonus clupeaformis isolate EN_2021a chromosome 12, ASM2061545v1, whole genome shotgun sequence includes the following:
- the LOC121577637 gene encoding G-protein coupled receptor 61-like: MEPLWNSSLPFPQPMPNTSSSESPEGGALSQSIALLAMLLMDLLAVVGNGAIMAVIAKAPQLRKFAFVFHLCLVDLLAALVLMPLGMLSGRAFFGEALCRSYLFLSVCLVSAAILSISAINVERYYYIIHPMRYEVKMTLGLVASVLVGIWVKALSMSVLPLLAWALQGERTPLLEGTGVGGGGGSVPSPPAQGHRRCSLHWTGGGSNRVAFMVLFTLVYFLCPLLVILVVYCSMFKVARVAAMHHGPLPTWMDTPRRRRSESLSSRSTMVTSSGTGTGTGAGRDTPHRAFGGGKAAAVLAAVGGQFLCCWLPYFSFHLYSALASSPPATLAPLEEVVTWIGYFCFTSNPFFYGCLNRQIREELGKHVPCLFRRARGEEDRLPSREGSIEENFLQFLQGTGCNRDPQDSHSTSSPKGEACRTLAQPPQSPQPIPIDFRIPGQIAEETSELLEHHQIKNNHIISDS; the protein is encoded by the coding sequence ATGGAGCCATTGTGgaactcctccctccccttcccacAGCCCATGCCCAACACCTCGTCCTCTGAGTCACCCGAGGGCGGGGCTCTGTCCCAGTCAATAGCGCTACTCGCCATGCTGCTCATGGACCTGCTGGCCGTGGTGGGCAACGGGGCCATAATGGCTGTCATCGCCAAGGCCCCACAGCTACGTAAGTTTGCCTTTGTCTTCCATCTGTGCCTGGTGGACCTGCTGGCAGCCCTGGTGCTGATGCCCCTAGGCATGCTCTCAGGCCGGGCCTTCTTTGGCGAGGCCCTGTGTCGGAGCTACCTCTTCCTCAGCGTGTGCCTGGTCAGCGCTGCTATCCTCTCCATTTCGGCCATCAACGTGGAGCGCTACTACTACATCATCCACCCCATGCGCTATGAGGTGAAGATGACCCTGGGCCTGGTGGCCTCAGTGCTGGTGGGGATATGGGTCAAAGCTTTGTCCATGTCCGTCCTGCCGCTGCTGGCCTGGGCCTTACAGGGCGAAAGGACTCCTCTTCTGGAGGGTACTGGAGttgggggagggggtgggagtGTACCCTCACCCCCTGCTCAGGGTCACAGGCGCTGCTCCTTGCATTGGACGGGGGGCGGGTCGAACCGCGTTGCCTTCATGGTCCTGTTCACGCTGGTGTACTTCCTGTGCCCACTGCTGGTCATCTTGGTAGTGTACTGCAGCATGTTCAAGGTGGCGCGGGTGGCGGCCATGCACCACGGGCCCCTGCCAACCTGGATGGACACGCCCCGCCGCCGTCGCTCTGAGTCGCTCAGCAGCCGCTCCACCATGGTGACCAGCTCAGGGACAGGCACGGGGACAGGGGCGGGGCGCGACACTCCTCACCGCGCCTTCGGAGGGGGCAAGGCGGCAGCAGTGTTAGCAGCAGTGGGAGGACAGTTTCTGTGCTGCTGGCTGCCCTACTTCTCCTTTCACCTGTACTCAGCTCTGGCCTCTAGCCCTCCAGCCACGCTGGCCCCCCTGGAGGAGGTGGTCACCTGGATTGGCTATTTCTGCTTCACCTCCAACCCCTTCTTCTACGGCTGTCTGAACCGGCAGATCCGCGAGGAGCTGGGCAAGCATGTGCCTTGCCTGTTCCGCCGGGCAAGGGGAGAGGAGGACCGACTGCCCAGCCGTGAGGGATCCATAGAGGAGAATTTCCTGCAGTTCCTCCAGGGCACTGGCTGCAACCGGGATCCCCAGGACTCCCACAGCACCTCCAGCCCCAAGGGAGAGGCCTGCCGGACCCTGGCCCAGCCGCCTCAGTCCCCACAGCCCATACCCATTGACTTCCGCATCCCAGGACAGATTGCAGAGGAGACCTCAGAGCTCCTTGAGCATCACCAGATTAAAAACAACCATATCATATCGGACAGTTAg